In Gossypium hirsutum isolate 1008001.06 chromosome D06, Gossypium_hirsutum_v2.1, whole genome shotgun sequence, one genomic interval encodes:
- the LOC107901590 gene encoding serine/threonine-protein kinase OSR1, with protein sequence MQQLHGYDFKADIWSLGITTPELAHGHAPFSKHPPIKVLLMTLQNAPTGLDYERDKRFLKSFKEMVATCLVNDPKKRPASEKLLKQQFFKHAHSYDYLVHTILDGLAPLGERLLKTKEADLLVQNKALYKDNEQLS encoded by the exons ATGCAGCAACTGCATGGTTATGACTTTAA AGCAGACATCTGGTCTTTGGGAATAACAACTCCTGAACTTGCTCATGGCCATGCCCCATTTTCCAAGCATCCACCGATAAAA GTTTTGTTGATGACCTTGCAAAATGCTCCTACTGGTCTTGACTACGAAAGGGACAAGAGGTTCTTAAAG TCTTTCAAGGAGATGGTAGCCACTTGCTTGGTGAATGACCCAAAGAAACGTCCAGCATCCGAGAAGCTTTTGAAGCAGCAGTTTTTTAAACATGCACACTCCTATGATTATCTTGTTCATACCATTCTGGATGGCCTTGCTCCATTAGGTGAAAGGCTGCTAAAG ACAAAAGAAGCTGATCTTCTTGTACAGAATAAAGCTCTCTACAAGGACAATGAGCAATTATCATAG
- the LOC107901591 gene encoding probable LRR receptor-like serine/threonine-protein kinase At2g24230 yields MAFGFFGSLLILTLLFKHFTCQLPNTDEFYVSNFLKKMGLNSSMSYNFSGSVCSWKGMHCDTKKENLIGLKASSLGLSGIIPDTTIGKLAKLQSLDLSNNKITALPSDIWSLGSLKWLNLSSNQISGSLPNNVGNFGLLEVIDLSGNNFSGEIPATITSLLSLQVLNLAGNGFEWSIPRGILNCKALVSVDLSSNRLNGSLPDGFDAAFPKLKTLNLARNEIHGLDTDFAELMSLTSLNISRNLFKGSVMGVFQGQLKVIDLSMNQFQGHISKVQFNSTYKWSHLVYLDLSENQLSGEISLNLSQAQNLRHLNLAYNRFAIQKFPRIEMLLGLEYLNLSKTNLIGHIPGEISQLSILHTLDVSSNRLSGQIPSLANKSLKVLDVSHNNLSGEIPVSLLEKLPLMERYNFSYNNLTLCALGFSPETFKTAFYGSSNSCPIAANPVLIERRGNGHKGLKLALALTLSTVCLLAGLLILAFGCRRKSRKWVVKQPSYKEEQHVSGPFSFQTDSTTWVADVKQATSVPVVIFEKPLLNITFADLLSATSNFDRGTLLAEGKFGPVYRGFLPGGIHVAVKVLVHGSTLTDQEAARELEYLGRIKHPNLVPLTGYCLAGDQRIAIYDYMENGNFQNLLHDLPLGVQATEDWSNDTWVEDNNGIQNVGSEGLLTTWAFRHKIALGTARALAFLHHGCSPPIIHRDVKASSVYLDLNLEPRLSDFGLAKIFGTDLEDEIARSSPGYVPPEFSQLECHASTPKSDIYCFGVVLFELITGRKPIGDDYPEEQETNLVSWVRGLVRKNQGSKAIDPKIRDTGPDYQMEEALKIGYLCTADIPSKRPSMQQIVGLLKDIEPRTSL; encoded by the coding sequence ATGGCTTTTGGTTTCTTTGGTTCTTTACTAATTCTAACACTCTTGTTCAAGCACTTTACTTGTCAACTACCCAATACAGATGAGTTTTATGTCTCTAATTTCTTGAAGAAAATGGGGTTAAACTCTTCCATGTCCTACAACTTCTCTGGTTCTGTTTGTTCATGGAAAGGGATGCACTGTGATACCAAGAAGGAGAATTTAATTGGGTTAAAAGCTTCAAGTTTAGGCCTTTCTGGTATCATACCTGATACCACCATTGGAAAGCTAGCTAAGCTTCAGTCTTTGGATCTTAGCAATAACAAAATCACTGCTTTGCCTTCAGATATATGGAGTTTAGGCTCACTCAAGTGGCttaacctatcttcaaaccagaTTTCAGGGTCTCTTCCTAACAATGTTGGCAACTTTGGTCTGCTTGAAGTTATTGATCTTTCTGGCAATAATTTCTCTGGGGAAATCCCTGCAACTATAACCTCTTTACTTAGTTTGCAAGTTCTTAACCTTGCTGGAAATGGATTTGAATGGAGCATTCCAAGAGGAATTCTGAATTGTAAGGCTTTGGTTTCGGTCGACCTCTCCTCAAATCGCCTAAATGGTTCATTGCCTGATGGTTTTGACGCAGCATTCCCTAAGCTCAAAACTTTGAACCTTGCTAGAAATGAAATTCATGGCCTGGACACAGATTTTGCAGAACTGATGTCTCTTACAAGCCTTAACATTTCCAGGAACTTGTTTAAGGGTTCAGTTATGGGTGTGTTTCAAGGGCAGCTGAAGGTGATTGACCTAAGCATGAACCAGTTTCAAGGTCACATTTCTAAGGTACAATTCAACTCTACTTACAAGTGGTCTCATTTGGTTTATCTAGACTTGTCTGAAAACCAGCTTAGTGGAGAAATTTCCTTAAATCTAAGTCAAGCTCAGAACCTTAGACATCTTAACCTTGCATATAACAGATTTGCTATACAGAAATTCCCTAGAATTGAAATGCTTTTGGGATTAGAGTATCTCAATCTGTCTAAAACCAACCTAATTGGCCACATTCCTGGTGAAATTTCACAACTGAGTATTTTACACACACTTGATGTTTCATCCAACCGTCTTAGTGGCCAAATTCCATCATTGGCTAACAAAAGCCTGAAAGTTCTTGATGTTTCACACAACAATTTGAGTGGAGAAATCCCTGTTTCTCTCTTGGAAAAACTCCCATTAATGGAGAGATACAACTTCTCTTACAACAACTTAACCCTCTGTGCTTTGGGGTTCTCCCCCGAGACCTTCAAAACAGCCTTTTATGGCTCATCAAACAGTTGTCCTATTGCTGCAAATCCTGTCCTTATCGAAAGAAGAGGTAATGGACATAAAGGGTTAAAGCTTGCCTTAGCTTTAACCCTCTCCACGGTCTGCTTGCTTGCTGGGTTGCTAATCCTAGCCTTTGGTTGTAGAAGGAAATCCAGGAAATGGGTTGTTAAGCAACCTTCATATAAAGAGGAACAACATGTTTCAGGTCCTTTTTCCTTCCAAACCGACTCCACCACATGGGTGGCTGATGTTAAGCAGGCAACATCTGTCCCGGTTGTGATATTTGAGAAGCCACTACTAAATATCACATTCGCAGACCTCTTGTCTGCAACTTCGAATTTCGATCGAGGGACATTACTAGCAGAAGGGAAATTCGGGCCTGTTTATCGAGGATTTCTGCCTGGTGGAATTCATGTAGCTGTTAAAGTTTTGGTTCATGGATCAACATTGACAGACCAAGAAGCTGCAAGAGAGCTTGAGTATCTTGGTCGAATCAAACACCCCAACCTTGTTCCTTTAACCGGATATTGCTTGGCTGGGGATCAAAGGATTGCTATTTACGATTACATGGAGAATGGGAACTTTCAGAATTTGCTACATGACTTGCCACTTGGTGTTCAGGCAACAGAGGATTGGAGCAATGATACATGGGTAGAAGACAACAATGGCATACAAAATGTTGGCTCTGAAGGGTTATTAACAACCTGGGCATTTCGACACAAAATAGCCCTTGGTACTGCACGAGCACTTGCATTTCTCCATCATGGCTGCTCGCCCCCGATAATCCATAGAGATGTTAAAGCTAGTAGTGTTTATCTTGACTTAAATTTGGAGCCTAGATTATCTGATTTTGGATTGGCCAAGATTTTTGGAACTGATCTAGAGGATGAAATTGCACGGAGTTCGCCTGGATATGTGCCGCCAGAATTCTCTCAGCTCGAATGTCATGCCTCCACACCAAAATCCGACATATATTGCTTCGGCGTTGTTCTGTTTGAGCTGATCACAGGGAGAAAGCCAATCGGAGATGATTATCCAGAGGAGCAAGAAACTAATTTAGTGAGTTGGGTTAGAGGATTGGTGAGAAAGAATCAAGGATCAAAGGCAATTGACCCTAAAATCCGTGATACCGGACCGGATTACCAAATGGAAGAGGCTCTCAAGATTGGATATCTCTGCACAGCTGATATTCCTAGCAAGCGACCGAGCATGCAACAAATTGTTGGCCTTCTCAAGGATATTGAACCAAGAACTTCTCTATGA
- the LOC107901592 gene encoding probable purine permease 5 isoform X2 codes for MQELLLEEEKMEQESTGSGSSKISSLQWVFKVKNMAWEAYKSKPFSHWVLLFLSSLGMLVAFPASSLLSRVYFANGGTSKWIISWVAVAGWPIPALILFPMYLFHRTSPTPLSLQLFCSYVFLGFLSAADNLMYAYAYAYLPASTAALLASSSLAFSALFGFWIVNNKLNASVINAIVIITAAMTIIALDSDSDRYPYVSNSQYIWGFVWDILGSALHGLIFALSEWVFIKFLGRRSFHVVLEQQVMVSSCAFLFTTIGVIINKDFQGMTSEAKTFKGGVTAYNLVLIWSVITFQLGVLGATGILFLASTVMAGVLNAVRVPVTSIAAVILLNDPMSGFKILSLVITFWGFASYIYGTSTGSKLP; via the exons ATGCAAGAGCTGCTACTCGAGGAAG AAAAAATGGAGCAGGAGTCAACGGGGTCTGGAAGTTCAAAAATTTCATCGTTACAATGGGTTTTCAAGGTCAAGAACATGGCTTGGGAAGCATACAAAAGCAAGCCCTTTTCACATTGGGTTCTGCTTTTTCTATCCAGTTTGGGAATGCTTGTGGCATTCCCTGCCTCTAGCCTTCTATCTCGTGTATACTTTGCCAATGGAGGGACCAGCAAATGGATCATTTCATGGGTAGCAGTGGCTGGATGGCCTATACCAGCTTTGATCTTATTTCCTATGTACCTGTTTCATAGAACTTCCCCTACACCTCTCAGCTTACAACTGTTTTGTTCTTATGTTTTTCTGGGCTTTTTAAGCGCTGCTGACAATCTCATGTATGCATATGCCTATGCTTATCTCCCTGCATCAACAGCAGCTCTTTTGGCTTCATCATCACTGGCTTTTTCTGCACTGTTTGGTTTTTGGATTGTGAATAACAAGCTGAATGCTTCTGTGATAAATGCTATTGTGATAATCACAGCTGCAATGACCATAATTGCATTGGATTCAGATTCTGATAGGTATCCCTATGTGTCCAACAGCCAATACATTTGGGGTTTTGTATGGGACATATTAGGATCAGCCCTCCATGGCCTTATCTTTGCACTTTCAGAGTGGGTTTTCATAAAGTTCTTAGGCAGGAGATCTTTCCATGTTGTTTTGGAGCAACAAGTCATGGTTTCTTCCTGTGCCTTCTTGTTTACAACCATTGGAGTCATAATCAACAAGGATTTTCAAGGGATGACATCTGAGGCCAAAACTTTCAAGGGTGGGGTAACTGCATACAACCTGGTTCTCATTTGGAGTGTAATCACTTTCCAATTGGGTGTATTAGGAGCCACTGGCATACTGTTCTTGGCTTCCACTGTGATGGCTGGGGTACTTAATGCTGTAAGGGTGCCAGTCACAAGCATTGCTGCTGTCATCCTTTTAAATGACCCAATGAGTGGCTTCAAGATCCTCTCTTTGGTCATAACATTTTGGGGATTTGCTTCCTACATCTATGGCACTTCCACTGGGAGTAAGTTACCCTGA
- the LOC107901592 gene encoding probable purine permease 5 isoform X1, translated as MQELLLEEEEKMEQESTGSGSSKISSLQWVFKVKNMAWEAYKSKPFSHWVLLFLSSLGMLVAFPASSLLSRVYFANGGTSKWIISWVAVAGWPIPALILFPMYLFHRTSPTPLSLQLFCSYVFLGFLSAADNLMYAYAYAYLPASTAALLASSSLAFSALFGFWIVNNKLNASVINAIVIITAAMTIIALDSDSDRYPYVSNSQYIWGFVWDILGSALHGLIFALSEWVFIKFLGRRSFHVVLEQQVMVSSCAFLFTTIGVIINKDFQGMTSEAKTFKGGVTAYNLVLIWSVITFQLGVLGATGILFLASTVMAGVLNAVRVPVTSIAAVILLNDPMSGFKILSLVITFWGFASYIYGTSTGSKLP; from the exons ATGCAAGAGCTGCTACTCGAGGAAG AAGAAAAAATGGAGCAGGAGTCAACGGGGTCTGGAAGTTCAAAAATTTCATCGTTACAATGGGTTTTCAAGGTCAAGAACATGGCTTGGGAAGCATACAAAAGCAAGCCCTTTTCACATTGGGTTCTGCTTTTTCTATCCAGTTTGGGAATGCTTGTGGCATTCCCTGCCTCTAGCCTTCTATCTCGTGTATACTTTGCCAATGGAGGGACCAGCAAATGGATCATTTCATGGGTAGCAGTGGCTGGATGGCCTATACCAGCTTTGATCTTATTTCCTATGTACCTGTTTCATAGAACTTCCCCTACACCTCTCAGCTTACAACTGTTTTGTTCTTATGTTTTTCTGGGCTTTTTAAGCGCTGCTGACAATCTCATGTATGCATATGCCTATGCTTATCTCCCTGCATCAACAGCAGCTCTTTTGGCTTCATCATCACTGGCTTTTTCTGCACTGTTTGGTTTTTGGATTGTGAATAACAAGCTGAATGCTTCTGTGATAAATGCTATTGTGATAATCACAGCTGCAATGACCATAATTGCATTGGATTCAGATTCTGATAGGTATCCCTATGTGTCCAACAGCCAATACATTTGGGGTTTTGTATGGGACATATTAGGATCAGCCCTCCATGGCCTTATCTTTGCACTTTCAGAGTGGGTTTTCATAAAGTTCTTAGGCAGGAGATCTTTCCATGTTGTTTTGGAGCAACAAGTCATGGTTTCTTCCTGTGCCTTCTTGTTTACAACCATTGGAGTCATAATCAACAAGGATTTTCAAGGGATGACATCTGAGGCCAAAACTTTCAAGGGTGGGGTAACTGCATACAACCTGGTTCTCATTTGGAGTGTAATCACTTTCCAATTGGGTGTATTAGGAGCCACTGGCATACTGTTCTTGGCTTCCACTGTGATGGCTGGGGTACTTAATGCTGTAAGGGTGCCAGTCACAAGCATTGCTGCTGTCATCCTTTTAAATGACCCAATGAGTGGCTTCAAGATCCTCTCTTTGGTCATAACATTTTGGGGATTTGCTTCCTACATCTATGGCACTTCCACTGGGAGTAAGTTACCCTGA